A region of Paenibacillus sp. 37 DNA encodes the following proteins:
- the cysS gene encoding cysteine--tRNA ligase encodes MTLQIYNTMSRTKEEFVPQESGKVKMYVCGPTVYDYIHIGNARPVIFFDTVRGYLEQTGHDVNYVVNFTDVDDKLIRKAEQLGTDVPHVAEKFIAAYYEDLEGLGIPKASSNPRVTENMPLIIDFIRELVEKGFAYENGGDVYYRTGKFSEYGKLSKQNLQELQFGIRVGVDERKEHPEDFVLWKAAKPGEIYWSSPWGDGRPGWHIECSAMAREYLGDTLDIHGGGQDLQFPHHECECAQSEVLTGKPLANYWMHNGFIRIDNEKMSKSLGNGVLVKDLRNQYKREAIRYFMLSTHYRNPLNFTDDTMEQAQNSVDRIANAVGNLNHRLNAVTVDQDITAEFAARLDQIRQQYHEKMQDDFNTPDAITAMFEWAGEANQLLQQEVVNAADIRALLELFSELNAVLRIYTDAEPELLDEEVERLIEERVEARKSKNWARADEIRDELSARGILLEDTAQGMRWRRK; translated from the coding sequence ATGACGCTTCAGATTTATAATACGATGAGTCGTACCAAAGAGGAATTTGTTCCCCAAGAGTCAGGGAAAGTGAAAATGTATGTTTGCGGACCAACGGTATATGACTACATTCATATCGGGAATGCACGCCCGGTTATCTTTTTCGACACAGTTCGCGGATACCTGGAACAGACAGGACATGATGTGAACTATGTGGTGAACTTCACGGATGTGGACGATAAGCTGATTCGCAAAGCAGAACAACTTGGAACAGATGTTCCTCACGTGGCTGAGAAATTTATTGCTGCCTATTATGAAGACCTTGAGGGACTGGGTATTCCAAAGGCAAGCAGCAATCCGAGAGTAACGGAAAACATGCCGCTGATCATTGATTTTATCCGTGAGCTCGTTGAAAAAGGCTTTGCGTATGAAAATGGCGGTGACGTCTATTATCGCACAGGCAAATTCAGCGAATATGGCAAACTTTCAAAACAAAACCTGCAGGAGCTGCAATTTGGAATCCGTGTGGGTGTGGATGAGCGCAAAGAGCATCCCGAAGATTTTGTGCTCTGGAAGGCTGCCAAACCAGGTGAGATCTATTGGTCCAGTCCTTGGGGCGATGGTCGACCAGGCTGGCATATTGAGTGCTCCGCCATGGCTAGGGAGTACCTTGGGGATACACTGGACATTCACGGGGGTGGACAGGATTTGCAGTTCCCGCACCATGAGTGCGAATGCGCCCAATCCGAAGTATTAACAGGTAAACCACTTGCGAACTACTGGATGCATAATGGATTCATCCGGATTGATAACGAGAAGATGTCAAAATCACTCGGTAATGGTGTTTTGGTTAAAGACTTGCGGAATCAATATAAACGCGAAGCGATTCGTTATTTCATGTTGTCTACCCACTATCGTAACCCATTGAACTTCACGGATGATACGATGGAGCAGGCACAGAACAGTGTGGACCGGATTGCGAATGCGGTAGGTAACTTGAACCATCGTCTGAATGCAGTAACTGTTGATCAGGATATCACAGCAGAGTTTGCGGCAAGACTCGACCAAATTCGTCAGCAGTATCACGAGAAGATGCAGGATGATTTCAATACTCCTGATGCAATTACTGCGATGTTTGAGTGGGCAGGGGAAGCCAACCAACTGTTGCAGCAAGAAGTAGTTAATGCGGCAGACATTCGTGCGCTCCTCGAGTTGTTCAGTGAATTGAATGCTGTGCTGCGCATCTATACTGACGCAGAGCCGGAACTTCTGGATGAGGAAGTGGAACGTCTGATTGAAGAGCGTGTAGAAGCGCGTAAGTCGAAAAACTGGGCAAGAGCGGATGAAATTCGTGATGAATTGTCTGCACGTGGCATTCTGCTTGAAGATACGGCGCAGGGCATGAGATGGCGGCGCAAATGA
- the cysE gene encoding serine O-acetyltransferase, with protein sequence MFKKIRSDIQAVFENDPAARGWFEVVFTYSGLHAIWAHRIAHFLYKRRWFSFARFISQVSRFMTGIEIHPGATIGNRLFIDHGMGVVIGETCEIGDDVVIYQGVTLGGTGKEKGKRHPTIGNNVVISSGAKVLGSFSVGDQSNIGANSVVLKEVPSNSTVVGIPGRIVKQDGRRVDRLSQQLPDPVVDSLRSMQKELERLQKEVRTLQNARENETVRDT encoded by the coding sequence ATGTTCAAGAAGATCAGATCAGATATCCAGGCGGTGTTTGAGAACGATCCGGCAGCCCGGGGATGGTTTGAAGTGGTATTTACCTACTCAGGGCTGCACGCGATATGGGCACACCGGATTGCACATTTTTTATACAAACGAAGATGGTTCTCGTTCGCCAGGTTCATTTCACAGGTAAGTCGATTCATGACAGGAATTGAGATACATCCTGGAGCTACGATCGGAAATCGGTTGTTTATTGACCATGGAATGGGCGTCGTTATTGGGGAAACATGTGAGATTGGCGATGATGTTGTTATCTATCAGGGGGTTACCCTGGGCGGAACAGGGAAAGAAAAAGGAAAGAGACATCCGACCATTGGCAATAATGTGGTTATCTCATCTGGAGCCAAAGTGCTGGGTTCATTTAGCGTGGGGGATCAAAGCAACATTGGAGCAAACTCCGTTGTGCTTAAGGAGGTCCCTTCCAATAGCACCGTGGTAGGTATACCGGGCAGAATTGTTAAACAGGATGGCCGACGGGTAGATCGCCTCAGTCAGCAATTGCCCGATCCGGTCGTTGACTCCTTGCGCAGTATGCAAAAAGAACTTGAACGATTGCAGAAAGAAGTACGTACACTACAGAATGCCCGTGAAAATGAGACTGTGCGTGATACGTGA
- the gltX gene encoding glutamate--tRNA ligase: MSTDIRVRYAPSPTGHLHIGNARTALFNYLYAKHNNGKFIIRIEDTDVKRNIAGGEESQLKYLKWLGIEWDESIDVGGEYGPYRQTERLDLYRKYTQELLDKGLAYRCFCTEEELEQEREEQSARGETPRYSGKHRDLTPEQISAFEAEGRVASIRFRVPEERTYTFDDMVKGTISFNSKESGDFVIVKKDGIPTYNYAVAVDDHLMKISHVLRGEDHISNTPRQLMIYEALGWEPPQFGHMTLIVNENHKKLSKRDESVIQFIEQYDQLGYLPEAMFNFISLLGWSPEGEEEIFSQEQLISIFDTKRLSKSPAVFDTHKLAHLNNHYIKHADPERIAEMAIPHLQKAGRISSELSAEQKEWAYTLVHLYQEQMNSASDIVELSEVFFRSNLELESEGEAVLAEEQVPTVLKAFADKVQASEEFTPSKMAALIKEVQKETGFKGKQLFMPIRVALTGQTHGRDLNQTIVLLGRDTVIERLLAQVK, translated from the coding sequence ATGAGCACGGATATTCGTGTGCGTTACGCGCCGAGCCCAACGGGACACCTGCATATCGGGAATGCCCGTACGGCGCTGTTTAACTATTTATATGCCAAACATAATAACGGTAAATTCATTATTCGTATTGAAGATACGGACGTGAAACGGAATATTGCCGGTGGTGAAGAAAGCCAACTGAAATACCTGAAATGGCTCGGAATTGAGTGGGACGAAAGTATTGACGTGGGCGGAGAATACGGACCATACCGTCAAACGGAACGTCTGGACCTCTATCGTAAATATACGCAGGAATTGCTGGATAAAGGTCTGGCTTACCGTTGCTTCTGCACGGAAGAAGAATTGGAGCAAGAGCGCGAGGAACAGTCAGCACGTGGAGAAACACCGCGTTATTCTGGCAAACACCGTGACCTGACTCCAGAGCAAATTAGTGCGTTTGAAGCGGAAGGCCGTGTAGCGAGTATTCGTTTCCGTGTGCCGGAAGAGCGCACATATACGTTTGATGATATGGTTAAAGGCACAATCTCGTTCAACAGCAAGGAATCCGGTGACTTCGTCATTGTGAAAAAAGACGGCATTCCCACATACAACTATGCCGTTGCTGTGGATGATCACTTGATGAAGATCTCCCACGTCCTGCGTGGGGAAGATCACATCTCGAACACGCCGCGTCAACTGATGATCTATGAAGCGCTTGGCTGGGAGCCGCCGCAATTCGGCCATATGACGCTGATCGTGAATGAAAATCACAAGAAGCTGAGTAAACGGGATGAATCCGTTATTCAGTTTATTGAGCAGTATGATCAGCTCGGCTATTTGCCTGAAGCGATGTTTAACTTCATTTCCCTGCTTGGCTGGTCGCCGGAAGGGGAAGAAGAGATCTTCTCGCAAGAGCAGCTGATCTCCATTTTTGATACGAAACGCCTGTCCAAGAGCCCTGCGGTATTTGATACCCACAAGCTGGCTCACTTGAACAACCACTATATCAAACATGCTGACCCGGAACGGATTGCCGAAATGGCCATTCCGCATCTGCAAAAGGCTGGACGTATTTCTTCCGAGCTGTCTGCTGAACAAAAAGAATGGGCTTATACTCTGGTACACCTGTACCAGGAGCAAATGAATTCTGCCTCTGATATTGTCGAATTGTCGGAAGTATTCTTCCGTTCCAATCTGGAGCTTGAAAGTGAAGGAGAAGCAGTGCTTGCGGAGGAGCAGGTGCCAACCGTACTGAAGGCATTTGCGGATAAAGTACAGGCAAGCGAAGAGTTTACTCCGAGCAAAATGGCTGCATTGATCAAGGAAGTACAGAAAGAAACCGGCTTTAAGGGCAAACAGCTCTTTATGCCAATTCGTGTAGCCTTGACTGGACAGACACATGGACGGGATCTGAACCAAACGATCGTACTTCTGGGTCGGGATACGGTGATCGAACGTTTGCTTGCACAAGTAAAATAA
- the ispF gene encoding 2-C-methyl-D-erythritol 2,4-cyclodiphosphate synthase — protein sequence MIRVGQGFDVHQLVEGRPCIIGGVTIPYEKGLLGHSDADVLLHAISDAILGALALGDIGKHFPDTDPEFKDADSLKLLEHVWQLVKDRGYKLGNIDSTIIAQKPKMAPYIPQMAEVIAKALEADVTQVNVKATTTEQLGFPGRGEGIAAQSVVCLVRV from the coding sequence ATGATACGTGTAGGACAGGGATTTGATGTACATCAGCTGGTAGAGGGACGCCCGTGTATTATTGGCGGAGTAACGATTCCTTATGAAAAAGGACTGCTGGGTCACTCGGACGCAGACGTGCTGTTGCACGCGATTAGTGATGCTATTTTGGGTGCGCTGGCACTCGGGGATATTGGCAAGCATTTCCCGGATACCGATCCGGAATTCAAAGATGCCGACAGCCTGAAATTGCTGGAGCATGTATGGCAGCTTGTGAAGGATCGCGGTTATAAGTTGGGGAATATTGACTCAACGATTATTGCCCAAAAGCCGAAGATGGCTCCTTACATCCCACAGATGGCTGAGGTTATTGCCAAGGCACTGGAAGCGGATGTAACACAGGTGAACGTGAAAGCAACCACAACAGAGCAACTGGGATTCCCTGGACGGGGAGAGGGCATTGCCGCTCAGTCCGTTGTTTGCCTTGTACGTGTGTGA
- the ispD gene encoding 2-C-methyl-D-erythritol 4-phosphate cytidylyltransferase encodes MDKGWGVVIVAAGRGTRMGTTESKQFLLLQDKPVFIHTLEVFAALDEIREMVLVTGTVDVERCQDWVKEYQLDSRVRVIPGGKERQHSVHKGLEALGTDWVLVHDGVRPFVNHEQIKGCMAAAIAGGGAAVLAVPVKDTIKQVNAEGVVTATPDRSSLWSIQTPQAFRLSSLLSAYESAEQDGFLGTDDAMLAERQGMSVKVVEGNYTNIKLTTPEDLQYAAFLLGGEKKR; translated from the coding sequence ATGGATAAAGGGTGGGGCGTTGTCATTGTGGCAGCAGGTCGCGGAACCCGGATGGGGACGACCGAGAGCAAACAGTTTCTGTTGCTGCAGGACAAGCCCGTTTTCATACATACGCTTGAGGTATTTGCTGCGCTGGACGAGATCCGCGAGATGGTGCTGGTCACAGGAACCGTAGATGTTGAACGTTGCCAGGATTGGGTAAAAGAATACCAACTGGATTCACGTGTCCGTGTTATCCCGGGAGGGAAAGAGAGACAACATTCTGTCCATAAAGGCCTTGAGGCACTTGGGACGGATTGGGTTCTCGTTCACGACGGGGTACGTCCTTTTGTAAACCATGAGCAGATCAAGGGATGCATGGCGGCCGCCATAGCCGGTGGTGGAGCAGCTGTACTTGCGGTTCCCGTGAAGGATACGATCAAACAAGTGAATGCGGAAGGAGTCGTTACGGCGACGCCAGACCGCAGCAGTCTGTGGAGCATTCAAACCCCGCAGGCTTTTCGTCTTTCTTCCCTGCTCTCCGCCTACGAATCAGCCGAGCAGGACGGATTTCTGGGGACAGATGATGCCATGCTGGCTGAACGTCAGGGAATGTCGGTCAAGGTTGTGGAAGGCAATTATACCAATATCAAATTAACAACGCCGGAAGATTTGCAATATGCTGCGTTTTTGCTGGGGGGAGAGAAGAAGCGATGA
- a CDS encoding PIN/TRAM domain-containing protein: protein MWKKGILTFTGLCGAWFGYTAYHLAGKSVPWMAEWIQSAGLLGAGISTLLGAVMFMAVCNIGGTLMADRLHSGIDSLAKVPMNELAAGAAGTVAGLLVALLLYPVVGWMGTAGEVLQVALTVISAYSGYTLAMAKKDDLGAFWMSGRWGHPEVDEDRRMEEHKILDTSVIIDGRIADICKTGFIEGTIVIPEFVLEELQHIADSSDLLKRNRGRRGLDILNKIQKELDVKVLIYEGDFEEISEVDSKLVKLAKVLQGKVVTNDFNLNKVCELQGVSVLNINDLANAVKPVVLPGEEIMVQIIKDGKEHGQGVAYLDDGTMIVVEGGREYIGMMMEVLVTSVLQTSAGRMIFAKPKLLEKAQ, encoded by the coding sequence ATGTGGAAAAAAGGCATTTTAACTTTTACAGGATTGTGCGGTGCATGGTTCGGCTACACGGCATATCATCTGGCAGGAAAATCGGTCCCATGGATGGCGGAGTGGATTCAGTCAGCAGGATTACTGGGAGCTGGTATATCAACGCTGCTGGGAGCTGTAATGTTTATGGCTGTATGTAATATTGGTGGAACATTGATGGCAGACAGGTTGCATAGTGGAATTGACTCATTGGCAAAAGTACCTATGAACGAATTGGCTGCAGGTGCCGCAGGTACAGTTGCAGGATTGCTCGTGGCCTTGTTACTTTACCCTGTTGTGGGATGGATGGGGACGGCAGGAGAAGTGCTGCAAGTGGCGCTGACGGTGATTAGTGCTTATTCCGGTTATACCCTTGCCATGGCGAAGAAAGACGATCTGGGGGCCTTCTGGATGTCTGGACGATGGGGTCATCCCGAGGTGGACGAGGACAGACGGATGGAAGAACATAAAATTCTGGATACCAGTGTTATTATCGATGGGCGTATCGCTGATATATGCAAAACCGGATTTATTGAAGGCACGATCGTAATTCCGGAATTTGTTCTGGAGGAGTTACAGCATATTGCTGATTCATCGGATCTGCTCAAGCGGAACAGAGGACGGCGTGGACTGGACATTTTGAACAAAATCCAGAAGGAACTTGATGTAAAAGTCCTGATCTACGAGGGGGATTTCGAGGAAATCTCCGAGGTGGACAGCAAACTGGTTAAACTGGCAAAAGTGCTTCAGGGAAAAGTGGTCACCAATGACTTTAACCTGAACAAAGTGTGCGAACTCCAGGGTGTATCTGTGTTGAACATTAATGATCTCGCCAATGCGGTTAAGCCGGTTGTTCTGCCAGGTGAGGAGATCATGGTGCAGATCATCAAGGATGGCAAGGAGCATGGTCAAGGTGTAGCTTATCTGGATGATGGCACAATGATCGTTGTGGAAGGCGGACGCGAGTATATCGGCATGATGATGGAAGTGCTGGTGACCAGTGTGTTGCAGACTTCAGCAGGACGAATGATTTTTGCCAAGCCGAAACTGTTGGAAAAAGCCCAATAA
- the pssA gene encoding CDP-diacylglycerol--serine O-phosphatidyltransferase yields the protein MLTRFIPNLFTLGNLFLGMMAILLAIDGNYSLAAIMVIVAMLLDGLDGRVARALNAQSEFGKELDSLSDMVSFGAAPALIIFMVSFQESMPILAWIATAAFPICGAIRLARFNVRPGIPGYFTGLPIPAAGGVLATLSLFNKDIGPVSMMIATLLLSYLMVSSLKYPNFKKVGLPRKAIWIAPWVVLFAIAVAVIFPEQLSKLIFIPLVLYALYGMKHNVRTAASRSRAKKRKDEKSSRPSDR from the coding sequence ATGCTAACCAGATTCATTCCGAATCTCTTTACCCTGGGTAATCTGTTTCTTGGAATGATGGCAATTTTGCTTGCGATTGATGGAAATTACAGTTTGGCTGCCATTATGGTCATTGTAGCGATGCTGCTTGATGGTCTGGATGGCCGAGTGGCACGTGCACTTAATGCCCAAAGTGAATTCGGTAAGGAACTTGATTCCTTGTCTGACATGGTTTCCTTTGGTGCAGCACCAGCTCTGATCATATTTATGGTGTCGTTTCAAGAGTCGATGCCGATCCTCGCCTGGATTGCAACAGCGGCTTTTCCGATCTGTGGAGCCATTCGTCTTGCACGGTTTAACGTTCGTCCGGGTATTCCTGGATACTTCACAGGTCTGCCGATACCGGCAGCCGGCGGGGTACTGGCCACACTGTCCTTGTTCAATAAGGATATTGGCCCGGTTAGCATGATGATTGCTACATTGCTGTTATCGTATCTGATGGTGAGTTCGCTTAAATATCCCAATTTCAAAAAGGTCGGTTTGCCACGAAAGGCAATCTGGATTGCACCATGGGTTGTGTTATTTGCCATAGCCGTAGCCGTTATTTTCCCGGAGCAGTTATCCAAATTGATCTTTATTCCGTTGGTGTTATACGCCCTGTATGGAATGAAGCATAATGTGCGAACAGCGGCCTCACGTAGTCGGGCGAAAAAGCGCAAGGATGAGAAATCTTCCCGTCCTTCCGATCGTTAA
- the disA gene encoding DNA integrity scanning diadenylate cyclase DisA: MKDMSQLDNMNELLRLIAPGTPFREGLENVLRAKTGALLVVGYSPEVMEVVDGGFSINCDFSPNYLYELAKMDGAIILSEDLKRILYANTQLIPDSSISSSETGIRHRTAERVAKQTGKLVVSISQRRNIITLYQGTLRYSLKEIGVILTKANQAIQTLEKYKAVLTQSLTNLSASEFEELVTIPEVVNVIQRTEMVMRIKTEIKRYIHELGNEGRLISMQMEELVGTTEEEAWLLYKDYARDDSDDKIREIIVGLKRLSDDELLDAHHIVRLLGYPSSAATSEDSVAPRGYRVLNKIPRLPNVIIHNLVDQFEQLPHVIMATIEELDEVDGIGEVRARTIKEGLKRLQEQMFIDRQM, encoded by the coding sequence ATGAAAGATATGAGCCAACTGGATAATATGAATGAGTTGTTAAGGCTGATCGCACCAGGTACACCTTTCCGCGAAGGTCTGGAAAATGTGCTGCGCGCCAAGACGGGCGCACTGCTTGTTGTAGGATACAGCCCTGAAGTCATGGAAGTGGTGGACGGGGGATTCTCGATTAACTGTGATTTCTCCCCAAACTACCTGTACGAACTCGCCAAGATGGATGGTGCCATTATTCTTAGCGAAGATTTGAAGCGTATTCTTTACGCCAATACCCAGTTAATCCCGGATTCATCTATCTCTTCATCAGAGACGGGGATTCGTCACCGGACGGCAGAGCGTGTAGCAAAGCAAACGGGTAAATTGGTCGTATCCATATCACAGCGTCGGAATATCATTACCTTGTATCAGGGAACACTTCGTTATTCCCTCAAGGAAATTGGGGTTATTTTGACCAAAGCGAATCAAGCGATTCAAACCCTGGAGAAATACAAAGCGGTATTAACACAGTCTCTTACGAATCTGAGTGCCTCTGAATTTGAGGAACTGGTGACGATTCCTGAAGTGGTTAATGTGATTCAGCGTACCGAAATGGTGATGCGGATCAAAACGGAGATCAAACGATATATTCATGAACTCGGGAATGAGGGACGACTCATCTCCATGCAAATGGAAGAGCTCGTGGGTACAACGGAAGAAGAAGCCTGGTTATTGTATAAAGACTATGCCCGTGACGACAGTGATGACAAAATCCGTGAAATTATTGTGGGACTGAAAAGATTGTCGGACGATGAGTTGTTGGATGCACATCATATTGTCCGTCTGCTCGGTTATCCTTCATCGGCGGCCACTTCAGAGGATTCGGTTGCACCTCGCGGATACCGGGTATTAAATAAGATCCCCCGCCTGCCCAATGTCATTATCCATAACCTGGTGGATCAATTCGAACAATTGCCTCATGTTATTATGGCTACAATTGAAGAACTGGACGAAGTGGATGGTATTGGTGAAGTTCGTGCCCGGACCATTAAGGAAGGCCTCAAACGTTTGCAGGAGCAAATGTTTATCGACAGACAGATGTAA
- the radA gene encoding DNA repair protein RadA: MAKVKTKFQCTECGYEAPKWYGKCPGCQSWNSMVEETETVVKTQGRNSPLFDSKDKPLPIIDIDSGQEPRVQTGIGELNRVLGGGIVPGSLVLVGGDPGIGKSTLMLQTSHALTHSGLRVLYVSGEESVKQTKLRADRLGALSAELYVLCETNMERVEEAVDQIQPHFLVIDSIQTVYLPEVTSAPGSVAQVRECTSRFMRIAKGRGIATVLVGHVTKEGAIAGPRMLEHMVDCVLYFEGERHHTYRLLRAVKNRFGSTNEIGIFEMGEDGLREVGNPSELFLSERPLGVAGSTVVASMEGTRPLLVELQALISTTHFPSPRRMATGVDLHRLNLIIAVLEKRMGMFLQTQDAYLNVAGGVRLDEPAVDLAVAVSIASSLRDVPTKPDDVIFGEIGLTGEVRAVSRAEQRVKEAAKLGFKRVILPEKSLKGWKHPRGIQLIGVNTVADALAVALD; this comes from the coding sequence GTGGCCAAAGTTAAAACCAAGTTTCAATGTACGGAATGCGGCTATGAAGCCCCCAAGTGGTACGGTAAGTGTCCGGGTTGTCAGTCATGGAATTCAATGGTGGAAGAAACAGAGACGGTGGTCAAAACACAAGGGAGAAATTCTCCTCTGTTTGACAGTAAAGATAAACCGCTTCCTATCATAGATATAGATAGCGGTCAGGAACCGCGTGTACAGACTGGAATCGGAGAGTTGAACCGGGTATTGGGTGGCGGAATTGTTCCGGGTTCACTCGTTCTGGTGGGCGGAGATCCGGGTATCGGTAAATCAACGTTGATGTTGCAGACGTCCCATGCTTTGACGCATTCGGGTTTGCGTGTGTTATATGTTTCCGGTGAGGAATCAGTCAAGCAGACTAAATTGCGGGCAGACCGCCTCGGGGCACTCTCTGCCGAGTTGTATGTATTGTGTGAAACCAATATGGAACGCGTAGAGGAAGCGGTGGATCAGATCCAGCCGCATTTTCTGGTCATCGACTCCATTCAGACGGTATATCTTCCCGAAGTTACCAGTGCGCCGGGTAGTGTAGCACAGGTAAGGGAATGTACGTCAAGGTTCATGCGGATTGCCAAAGGCAGAGGCATTGCAACGGTTCTTGTGGGGCATGTTACCAAAGAAGGTGCCATTGCCGGTCCACGTATGTTAGAACATATGGTGGATTGCGTGCTTTATTTTGAAGGAGAACGGCATCATACGTATCGCCTGCTGCGTGCGGTGAAGAACCGTTTTGGTTCCACCAATGAGATTGGTATTTTTGAAATGGGTGAGGATGGACTTCGTGAGGTGGGCAATCCGTCCGAACTCTTTTTGTCAGAACGTCCACTGGGTGTAGCAGGTTCAACGGTAGTTGCCAGTATGGAGGGTACACGCCCTCTGCTCGTGGAATTGCAGGCGTTGATCTCAACCACCCATTTCCCTTCTCCCCGCCGTATGGCAACAGGGGTAGATCTGCATCGATTAAATCTGATCATTGCAGTGCTGGAGAAACGGATGGGTATGTTCTTACAGACCCAGGATGCGTATCTGAACGTGGCTGGTGGAGTACGATTGGATGAGCCCGCTGTAGATTTGGCGGTTGCCGTCAGCATTGCATCCAGTTTGAGAGATGTACCGACCAAGCCGGACGACGTCATCTTTGGCGAGATCGGTCTGACAGGTGAAGTTCGAGCCGTATCACGGGCCGAACAACGAGTGAAGGAAGCCGCAAAGTTGGGCTTCAAACGAGTCATTTTACCGGAAAAAAGCTTAAAGGGCTGGAAACATCCTCGCGGGATACAACTGATCGGTGTGAATACCGTGGCAGATGCACTAGCGGTTGCTTTAGATTAG